One window from the genome of Macaca fascicularis isolate 582-1 chromosome 7, T2T-MFA8v1.1 encodes:
- the CDCA4 gene encoding cell division cycle-associated protein 4 isoform X2 has protein sequence MFARGLKRKCVGHEEDVEGALAGLKTVSSYSLQRQSLLDMSLVKLQLCHMLVEPNLCRSVLIANTVRQIQEEMTQDGTWRAVAPQAAGRAPLDRLVSTEILCRAAWEQEGACPAPGLGDGHTQGPVSDLCPVTSAQAPRHPQSSVWEMDGPRENRGSFHKSLDQIFETLETKNPSCMEELFSDVDSPYYDLDTVLTGMMGGARPGPCEGLEGLAPATPGPSASCKSDLGELDHVVEILVET, from the coding sequence ATGTTTGCACGAGGACTGAAGAGGAAATGTGTTGGCCACGAGGAAGACGTGGAGGGAGCCCTGGCCGGCTTGAAGACCGTGTCCTCGTACAGCCTACAGCGGCAGTCGCTCCTGGACATGTCTCTGGTGAAGCTGCAGCTTTGCCACATGCTTGTGGAGCCCAATCTGTGCCGCTCAGTCCTCATTGCCAACACGGTCCGGCAGATCCAAGAGGAGATGACGCAGGATGGGACGTGGCGCGCAGTGGCACCCCAGGCTGCAGGGCGGGCGCCACTCGACCGCTTGGTCTCCACGGAGATCCTGTGCCGTGCAGCGTGGGAGCAGGAGGGGGCATGTCCTGCCCCTGGGTTGGGAGATGGCCACACACAGGGCCCAGTTTCTGACCTTTGCCCAGTTACCTCAGCGCAGGCACCAAGGCACCCGCAGAGCAGCGTCTGGGAGATGGATGGCCCTCGAGAAAACAGAGGAAGCTTTCACAAGTCACTTGATCAGATATTTGAAACGCTGGAGACTAAAAACCCCAGCTGCATGGAAGAGCTGTTCTCAGATGTGGACAGTCCCTACTACGACCTGGACACAGTACTGACAGGCATGATGGGGGGCGCCAGGCCAGGCCCCTGTGAAGGGCTCGAGGGCTTGGCTCCAGCCACCCCGGGCCCTAGCGCCAGCTGCAAGTCTGACCTGGGCGAGCTGGACCATGTAGTGGAGATCCTGGTGGAGACCTGA
- the CDCA4 gene encoding cell division cycle-associated protein 4 isoform X1 has translation MWEEAQTPGGSASAVFPGLLRRSEVGLGRVPETFAEVRGKLPCAFSNASRPVNRIVVTKARTACWNRGSPLPRLSCGLRVGLTRRQDPDNRSLKDTMFARGLKRKCVGHEEDVEGALAGLKTVSSYSLQRQSLLDMSLVKLQLCHMLVEPNLCRSVLIANTVRQIQEEMTQDGTWRAVAPQAAGRAPLDRLVSTEILCRAAWEQEGACPAPGLGDGHTQGPVSDLCPVTSAQAPRHPQSSVWEMDGPRENRGSFHKSLDQIFETLETKNPSCMEELFSDVDSPYYDLDTVLTGMMGGARPGPCEGLEGLAPATPGPSASCKSDLGELDHVVEILVET, from the exons ATGTGGGAGGAGGCCCAGACCCCGGGCGGGTCGGCCAGCGCCGTCTTTCCTGGGCTCCTCCGGCGTTCCGAGGTGGGATTAGGAAGAGTCCCCGAGACATTTGCAGAAGTCAGAGGCAAGCTTCCCTGCGCGTTTTCAAACGCTTCTCGTCCAGTAAACAGGATCGTCGTGACAAAGGCTCGTACAGCTTGCTGGAATAGAGGGTCTCCGCTGCCTCGCCTCTCCTGTGGCCTTCGTGTGGGACTCACGAGACGGCAGGACCCAGATAACCGTTCTCTCAAA GACACAATGTTTGCACGAGGACTGAAGAGGAAATGTGTTGGCCACGAGGAAGACGTGGAGGGAGCCCTGGCCGGCTTGAAGACCGTGTCCTCGTACAGCCTACAGCGGCAGTCGCTCCTGGACATGTCTCTGGTGAAGCTGCAGCTTTGCCACATGCTTGTGGAGCCCAATCTGTGCCGCTCAGTCCTCATTGCCAACACGGTCCGGCAGATCCAAGAGGAGATGACGCAGGATGGGACGTGGCGCGCAGTGGCACCCCAGGCTGCAGGGCGGGCGCCACTCGACCGCTTGGTCTCCACGGAGATCCTGTGCCGTGCAGCGTGGGAGCAGGAGGGGGCATGTCCTGCCCCTGGGTTGGGAGATGGCCACACACAGGGCCCAGTTTCTGACCTTTGCCCAGTTACCTCAGCGCAGGCACCAAGGCACCCGCAGAGCAGCGTCTGGGAGATGGATGGCCCTCGAGAAAACAGAGGAAGCTTTCACAAGTCACTTGATCAGATATTTGAAACGCTGGAGACTAAAAACCCCAGCTGCATGGAAGAGCTGTTCTCAGATGTGGACAGTCCCTACTACGACCTGGACACAGTACTGACAGGCATGATGGGGGGCGCCAGGCCAGGCCCCTGTGAAGGGCTCGAGGGCTTGGCTCCAGCCACCCCGGGCCCTAGCGCCAGCTGCAAGTCTGACCTGGGCGAGCTGGACCATGTAGTGGAGATCCTGGTGGAGACCTGA